In the genome of Gloeotrichia echinulata CP02, one region contains:
- the glgB gene encoding 1,4-alpha-glucan branching enzyme, whose protein sequence is MSMTTIAPEQVNRIVWNQHHDPFEILGSHLIEQNGKNVWAVRAYLPNASAVWVVLPQERKEYPMQSVHDPHFFECTIETLELANYQLKIKEGEHERVTYDPYAFCSPRLTDFDLHLFGEGNHHRIYEKLGAHPTEVNGVKGVYFAVWAPNARNVSVLGDFNLWDGRQHQMRKGATGVWELFIPELGVGEHYKYEIKNLTGHIYEKSDPYGFQQEPRPKTASIVTDLNTYTWSDEDWLEQRRQTDPLTQPVSVYELHLGSWLHGSSAEPAKLPNGETEAVVPVSELNPGARFLTYRELADRLIPYVKELGYTHLELLPIAEHPFDGSWGYQVTGYYAPTSRFGTPEDFMYFVDKCHQNGIGVLVDWVPGHFPKDGHGLAFFDGSHLYEHSDPRKGEHKEWGTLVFNYSRHEVRNFLVANALFWFDKYHIDGIRVDAVASMLYNDYCRKPGEWLPNQYGGRENLEAADFLRQVNHLIFSYFPGALSIAEESTAWPMVSWPTYTGGLGFNLKWNMGWMHDMLDYFSMDPWFRQFHQNNITFSMWYNHSENFMLALSHDEVVHGKSNIIGKMPGDRWQKFANVRCLFSYMFAHPGKKTMFMSMEFGQWSEWNVWADLEWHLFQYEAHQQLKGFFCELNKLYRSEPALYTWDFDRSGFEWIDCSDNRHSVVSFIRRDRDADNFVVVVCNFTPQPHSHYRIGVPEKGFYTELFNSDARQYGGSNMGNLGGKWTDDWSLHNRPYSLDLCLPPLGVLILKLDKNKTAQALKS, encoded by the coding sequence ATGTCCATGACCACGATAGCCCCTGAACAGGTTAACCGCATCGTTTGGAATCAACATCACGATCCTTTTGAAATACTGGGTTCTCATCTCATCGAGCAGAATGGTAAAAATGTCTGGGCTGTGAGAGCCTACCTACCAAACGCCAGTGCAGTGTGGGTAGTCCTTCCCCAAGAACGCAAGGAATACCCAATGCAATCAGTGCATGACCCCCACTTTTTTGAATGCACGATTGAAACCCTAGAATTGGCAAACTACCAGTTAAAGATTAAAGAAGGGGAACATGAGCGTGTTACCTACGACCCTTACGCCTTCTGTTCTCCCCGTTTAACTGACTTTGACTTGCATTTGTTTGGGGAAGGAAACCATCACCGGATTTACGAGAAACTGGGAGCGCACCCCACAGAAGTCAACGGCGTCAAGGGCGTTTATTTTGCCGTTTGGGCACCCAATGCGCGAAATGTTTCTGTATTGGGAGATTTTAACCTCTGGGATGGTCGCCAACACCAGATGCGTAAAGGCGCTACCGGTGTTTGGGAATTGTTTATTCCTGAATTGGGCGTGGGTGAGCATTATAAATATGAAATCAAAAATTTGACAGGACACATTTACGAAAAATCTGACCCCTACGGTTTCCAGCAGGAACCCCGTCCCAAAACCGCATCAATCGTTACAGATTTAAATACTTACACTTGGAGTGACGAAGATTGGTTAGAACAGCGGCGTCAAACTGACCCCCTGACCCAGCCAGTCTCTGTCTACGAACTGCATTTAGGTTCTTGGTTACACGGTTCTAGTGCAGAACCAGCCAAACTACCTAACGGTGAAACTGAAGCTGTAGTTCCGGTTTCCGAACTGAATCCTGGCGCACGCTTCCTTACCTACCGCGAATTAGCAGACAGACTGATTCCCTACGTTAAAGAACTCGGTTACACCCATCTAGAACTTTTACCCATTGCGGAACATCCCTTTGATGGCTCTTGGGGTTATCAAGTAACTGGATATTATGCCCCCACTTCTCGGTTTGGGACTCCCGAAGATTTCATGTATTTTGTTGACAAATGTCACCAAAACGGCATTGGTGTGCTGGTGGATTGGGTTCCCGGTCACTTCCCCAAAGATGGACATGGTTTAGCCTTCTTCGATGGTAGTCACTTATACGAACACTCAGACCCCCGCAAAGGCGAACACAAAGAATGGGGGACGCTGGTATTCAATTACAGTCGCCACGAAGTCAGGAATTTCTTGGTAGCAAATGCGCTGTTTTGGTTTGACAAGTACCACATTGACGGGATTCGCGTCGATGCTGTCGCTTCCATGCTGTACAATGACTATTGTCGTAAACCAGGGGAATGGCTACCCAATCAATACGGCGGTAGAGAAAATCTAGAAGCTGCAGATTTCCTGCGTCAAGTAAATCACCTCATCTTCAGCTATTTCCCCGGCGCTCTCTCAATTGCAGAAGAATCCACAGCTTGGCCAATGGTATCTTGGCCGACCTACACAGGGGGACTCGGCTTTAACTTGAAGTGGAATATGGGCTGGATGCACGACATGCTAGACTACTTCAGCATGGACCCGTGGTTTCGCCAGTTCCACCAAAACAACATCACCTTTAGTATGTGGTACAACCACAGCGAAAACTTCATGCTGGCATTATCCCATGATGAAGTAGTGCATGGCAAGAGCAATATCATTGGTAAAATGCCAGGGGATAGATGGCAGAAGTTCGCCAATGTGCGTTGTTTATTTAGCTATATGTTTGCTCACCCAGGCAAGAAAACCATGTTTATGAGCATGGAATTTGGACAATGGAGTGAGTGGAATGTCTGGGCTGATTTGGAATGGCATTTATTCCAGTATGAAGCCCATCAACAGTTAAAGGGCTTTTTCTGTGAGCTAAATAAACTATACCGCTCTGAGCCTGCTTTGTACACCTGGGATTTTGACAGATCTGGGTTTGAATGGATTGATTGTAGCGACAACCGTCACAGTGTAGTTTCCTTCATTCGCCGTGATCGGGATGCTGATAATTTTGTGGTCGTGGTTTGCAATTTTACCCCTCAACCCCATTCCCACTATCGTATCGGTGTACCGGAAAAGGGATTTTATACCGAGTTGTTCAATAGCGATGCCCGTCAGTATGGCGGTAGTAATATGGGTAACTTGGGCGGTAAGTGGACTGATGATTGGTCATTGCATAATCGTCCCTATTCCCTGGATTTGTGTTTACCGCCTTTGGGTGTGTTGATTCTCAAGTTGGATAAGAATAAGACAGCACAGGCGCTGAAATCTTAA
- a CDS encoding DUF29 family protein: MEELLELRQLVVAGKVEEALSLIDELEEMSKEDKINKIYSYCVVLLVHLIKQSSEKRTTHSWDVSIRNAIAGIGRVNKRRKAGGYYLSSTELQEILAEAYDQALDNAALEAFGGIYDAIALGNMVDRVSLVKQALELISFI, from the coding sequence ATGGAAGAATTGCTAGAACTCAGACAATTAGTGGTTGCTGGTAAGGTGGAGGAGGCTCTATCTTTAATTGATGAGTTAGAGGAGATGAGCAAGGAAGATAAAATCAATAAAATTTATAGTTATTGTGTAGTCTTGTTAGTTCATTTAATTAAGCAATCTTCCGAAAAACGGACAACTCACTCCTGGGATGTTTCGATTCGTAATGCGATCGCTGGGATTGGTCGGGTGAATAAACGCCGCAAAGCTGGGGGATATTATCTTAGCAGTACAGAGCTACAGGAGATTTTGGCTGAGGCTTATGATCAGGCTTTAGATAATGCTGCTTTGGAAGCTTTTGGTGGCATTTATGATGCGATCGCTTTAGGAAATATGGTAGATCGAGTATCGCTGGTCAAGCAAGCTTTAGAATTAATAAGTTTTATTTAG
- a CDS encoding glycosyltransferase, whose translation MTHFGLICPSATGHLNTMTALGRELKKRGHRVTLLGMPDAEANGNAAGLEFGSISGDEFPVGTTAIFYEKLGKLKGIAALSYTISLSEKTTALFLRDAPKVIQEVGIEALVIDESIFGGSTVADFLSIPFVTVCSSLVNAFDHSIPPYFTTWQYNSTWWGTLRNRAGYELMLGFGKPIRQVISKVRREWNLPPCTNINDFYSLSKLAIISQQVAELEYPRPNLAGLLHFTGPHFDSTARKSVDFPFEQLNGKPLIYASMGTLQNRLRNIFYHIAESCVGLDAQLVLALGGGLEPQDLPDLPGNPIVVKYAPQLELLQKASLTICHAGTNTVLESLFYGVPLVTIPITNDQPGVAARIVWSGVGKFISTSRLTTPRLRQDIQEVLTQPSYKKNALRLKTAMNQAGGLRRAVDIIDEVILNNQLVS comes from the coding sequence ATGACGCATTTCGGACTAATTTGCCCCTCCGCTACTGGTCATTTAAACACTATGACTGCTTTAGGACGCGAACTTAAAAAGCGAGGTCATCGTGTCACGTTGCTGGGAATGCCTGATGCAGAAGCTAATGGCAATGCTGCTGGCTTAGAATTTGGTTCTATTTCTGGGGATGAGTTTCCAGTTGGCACAACAGCTATATTTTATGAGAAGTTGGGGAAACTCAAAGGAATCGCAGCATTAAGTTACACAATTTCTTTATCTGAAAAAACAACCGCTTTATTTTTGCGGGATGCGCCAAAAGTTATTCAAGAGGTCGGAATAGAAGCATTAGTAATTGATGAATCTATATTTGGGGGAAGTACAGTAGCAGACTTTTTGAGTATACCTTTTGTGACTGTCTGTTCCTCTCTAGTGAATGCTTTTGATCATTCTATTCCCCCATATTTTACAACTTGGCAATATAACTCAACATGGTGGGGAACCTTAAGAAATCGTGCAGGTTATGAGTTAATGTTGGGTTTTGGTAAGCCTATCCGACAGGTAATTTCAAAAGTCCGTCGCGAGTGGAATTTACCCCCTTGTACTAATATCAACGATTTTTACTCGCTTTCCAAATTAGCCATTATTAGTCAACAAGTCGCCGAGCTTGAATACCCAAGACCTAATTTAGCTGGTTTACTTCATTTTACTGGACCTCACTTTGATTCTACCGCTAGAAAATCTGTTGATTTTCCGTTTGAACAATTGAATGGAAAGCCTCTTATTTATGCGTCGATGGGAACATTACAAAATCGGCTGCGTAATATTTTCTATCATATTGCTGAGAGTTGTGTAGGTCTAGATGCTCAATTAGTTCTTGCTCTTGGAGGTGGACTAGAACCGCAAGACTTACCAGACCTACCAGGAAATCCAATAGTTGTGAAATATGCACCACAGTTAGAACTGTTACAAAAAGCCAGTTTAACTATTTGTCATGCGGGAACTAATACTGTGCTGGAGTCATTGTTTTATGGTGTACCTTTGGTGACTATTCCTATTACTAATGACCAACCAGGAGTAGCCGCACGGATTGTATGGTCTGGTGTAGGAAAGTTTATTTCCACTTCACGGTTAACCACTCCTAGATTACGTCAGGATATTCAAGAAGTATTGACCCAACCATCTTACAAAAAGAATGCTTTGAGGCTAAAAACCGCAATGAATCAAGCAGGAGGACTGCGCCGCGCTGTTGATATTATTGATGAAGTGATCTTAAACAATCAGCTAGTCAGTTAA
- a CDS encoding LD-carboxypeptidase has translation MSSKSENLKSKILPPPLKRGDLLRVIAPSGALREFEAFDRSVEIWRSRGYRVEIIPQIDDRWGYLAGKDQDRRDRLAAAWSDPDCRGILCARGGFGSTRILENWNWQQNAASPKWLIGFSDITGLLWSLYNIGISSVHGPVLTTLANEPDWSIERLFNWVEGRPLEPLEGCGWGGGVAQGILLPGNLTVATHLLGTPLQPDFENVILAFEDVSEAPYRIDRMLTQWRLSGVLSKVRGIALGDFTKCDAPANVPSFRVEEVLRERLGDLGIPVVSGLPFGHDSPNAALPVGVAVTLDGEQGILEINT, from the coding sequence ATGTCATCCAAAAGCGAAAATCTAAAATCTAAAATTTTACCACCCCCCCTGAAAAGAGGTGATTTACTCCGAGTAATTGCTCCTAGTGGTGCTTTGCGAGAATTTGAGGCGTTTGACCGCAGTGTAGAAATTTGGCGATCGCGTGGCTACCGAGTAGAAATCATCCCCCAGATAGATGACAGATGGGGATATTTAGCAGGGAAAGACCAAGACCGACGCGATCGCCTAGCCGCAGCATGGTCAGATCCAGATTGTCGTGGTATCCTTTGCGCTAGGGGCGGTTTTGGCAGTACCCGCATTTTGGAAAACTGGAATTGGCAACAAAATGCAGCATCTCCCAAGTGGCTAATTGGCTTTTCTGACATCACTGGACTGTTGTGGAGCCTTTATAATATAGGAATTTCCAGCGTTCATGGCCCAGTATTGACCACCCTGGCTAATGAGCCTGATTGGTCAATTGAGCGGTTGTTTAATTGGGTGGAAGGTCGTCCCCTAGAACCGTTGGAAGGTTGCGGTTGGGGTGGTGGTGTAGCTCAGGGCATTTTACTCCCTGGTAATCTTACGGTAGCAACGCATCTTTTGGGTACACCCTTGCAACCAGATTTTGAGAATGTAATTCTGGCGTTTGAGGATGTTTCCGAAGCACCCTACCGCATAGACAGAATGTTGACTCAATGGCGCTTAAGTGGTGTATTATCCAAAGTGCGGGGAATTGCTTTGGGCGATTTTACTAAATGTGACGCGCCAGCTAACGTACCCAGTTTTAGGGTAGAGGAAGTTTTGCGCGAACGTTTGGGTGATTTAGGGATTCCGGTTGTCTCAGGTTTACCTTTTGGTCATGATAGCCCGAATGCCGCATTACCCGTGGGTGTGGCGGTAACTTTAGATGGCGAGCAGGGGATTTTGGAAATTAACACATAA
- a CDS encoding FkbM family methyltransferase → MNTLSIKKNGLFFQVIKSKHQSFWEDLNDGGWEPETFKVFDRFISQDVTYIDVGAWIGPTLLYAAQRAKAAFAFEPDPLAYQEMLANVQLNPEITNIQTYEALIGIESGKTRLGSRDEGGDSTSSVLFSEMKTSWLVESINLPEFVEKQGLRSPLFIKIDIEGGEYSLLPTLVNFFKNYQPIVLYLSLHPEFLLIDPSSSQKLPLNLNRAIKLIKAHFDLAQSLVSFKYIYDIYGNRTSIWKGLFKALSGNNNMAENAIIATNQRWN, encoded by the coding sequence ATGAATACACTTTCAATCAAGAAAAATGGTTTATTTTTTCAAGTCATTAAAAGTAAACATCAGTCATTTTGGGAAGACCTTAATGATGGTGGATGGGAACCCGAAACCTTCAAAGTGTTTGATCGATTTATTTCCCAAGATGTGACATATATAGATGTGGGAGCATGGATAGGTCCAACTTTACTTTACGCAGCACAGCGAGCTAAAGCAGCCTTTGCCTTTGAACCAGATCCTCTAGCCTATCAGGAGATGTTGGCTAACGTACAATTAAATCCAGAGATTACAAATATTCAGACCTACGAAGCCCTGATAGGGATTGAATCTGGTAAAACCCGATTGGGAAGTAGAGACGAAGGAGGTGATTCTACCAGCAGTGTATTGTTTTCAGAAATGAAAACAAGTTGGCTAGTTGAGTCCATTAATCTCCCAGAGTTTGTCGAAAAACAAGGGTTGCGTTCACCTTTATTTATCAAAATAGATATTGAAGGTGGAGAATACTCACTGTTACCCACATTAGTCAACTTCTTCAAAAATTATCAACCCATAGTGCTTTACCTATCTCTTCATCCAGAGTTTCTCTTAATTGATCCATCTTCTAGTCAGAAACTTCCCTTAAATCTAAATCGAGCAATTAAATTGATTAAGGCTCATTTCGATTTAGCACAGAGTCTGGTCAGCTTTAAGTATATCTACGATATTTATGGCAATCGCACCAGTATCTGGAAAGGACTATTTAAAGCACTTAGCGGTAACAATAATATGGCTGAAAACGCTATTATAGCCACCAATCAACGTTGGAATTAA
- a CDS encoding glycosyltransferase family A protein — MISIEFNLEPEISVVTCTYNRAQYLNDCINSVISQTFSNWELIIVDDGSKDNTFEIINPYLEKFNNIRYLKHQNRLAGYARNAGIQASFGKYITFLDSDDSYKPNHLESRLEFMKANPEIDLIEGGCELEEEFWLPDYYQPNKLINVRECVVGATFFGKRHVFFELKGFKSLAYGEDTDLWERAEKIFKTYKIKQPESYIYTRAETSTTKTFLDQMSSSN, encoded by the coding sequence ATGATTAGTATAGAATTTAACTTAGAACCAGAGATTTCTGTGGTCACGTGTACATACAACCGAGCGCAGTACTTAAATGATTGTATTAATAGTGTTATCTCTCAAACTTTTTCAAATTGGGAACTGATTATAGTTGATGATGGTAGCAAAGACAACACATTTGAAATTATCAATCCTTATCTAGAAAAATTTAATAATATCCGTTATCTTAAACATCAAAATCGCCTTGCTGGTTATGCCAGAAATGCTGGAATTCAGGCATCTTTTGGCAAATACATCACATTTCTTGACAGTGACGACAGCTATAAGCCAAATCATCTGGAGTCGCGGCTGGAATTTATGAAAGCTAATCCAGAAATTGACTTAATTGAAGGTGGATGTGAACTTGAAGAGGAGTTTTGGCTTCCTGATTATTATCAACCCAATAAATTAATTAATGTTAGGGAATGCGTAGTAGGAGCCACATTTTTTGGCAAAAGACACGTATTTTTTGAACTAAAGGGATTTAAGAGTCTTGCTTATGGGGAAGATACAGATTTATGGGAACGTGCCGAAAAAATATTCAAAACTTACAAAATTAAACAACCAGAAAGCTATATTTATACTAGAGCAGAAACTAGTACTACCAAAACTTTTTTAGATCAGATGTCCTCATCTAACTAA
- a CDS encoding ABC transporter substrate-binding protein, whose translation MKIPLFVSSISSFVYRLFTSIRPWEFRKIIVIFCLVFLCSCQSPAQKNSGVIHLTLWQGINPPTNRDVFEHLVDKFNRTHPDIQVESIFAGATDQLPKILAAVVGNSAPDILLFYPQVTGQFVNLGAIQPLDDWLEKLPIKSEIPPSLFEELRLEGNIWSVPYTTSNIGIFYRPKLFQAAGITETPKNWEELKEVAKKLTIDRNGDNRPEQYGILLPLGKTEWTVFTWFPFLLSAGGEVVTNSQPNLTNPGAIKALQFWQDLLKNGTATLSPPERGYEEDAFIAGRVAMQITGPWTYITKSNVDYGVFPIPANVKPATVTGTGNMFLMKTTPEREKAAMKFLEYVLSAEFQTEWSIGTGFLPVNIKAAQSQAYQKYLQQKPWLKVFMDQIPVAKARPTIAGYSRLSDSLGRAIESTLLGKSSPEKALKSAQERLDLIWDD comes from the coding sequence ATGAAAATTCCCTTGTTTGTATCCTCAATTAGCAGTTTTGTTTACCGTCTGTTTACTTCTATTCGTCCTTGGGAATTTCGGAAAATCATCGTGATTTTCTGTCTCGTATTTTTATGTAGTTGTCAGAGTCCAGCCCAGAAAAATAGCGGAGTAATTCATCTGACATTATGGCAGGGAATTAATCCCCCTACGAATCGGGATGTATTTGAACATCTGGTAGACAAATTTAATCGGACTCATCCTGATATTCAGGTTGAATCTATTTTTGCAGGCGCCACAGACCAATTACCAAAAATTTTAGCAGCAGTTGTTGGCAATTCGGCTCCAGATATCCTGTTATTTTACCCGCAAGTTACAGGCCAATTTGTAAATTTAGGAGCAATTCAACCTCTAGATGATTGGCTGGAAAAATTGCCTATAAAGTCAGAAATTCCCCCCAGCTTGTTTGAGGAGCTACGGTTAGAAGGTAATATTTGGTCAGTGCCATATACTACTAGTAATATTGGTATTTTTTATCGACCTAAGCTTTTTCAAGCTGCAGGAATCACAGAAACGCCGAAGAATTGGGAAGAATTAAAAGAAGTTGCTAAAAAACTGACTATAGACCGCAATGGTGATAATCGACCTGAACAGTATGGCATTTTATTACCTTTAGGAAAGACAGAATGGACTGTATTTACTTGGTTTCCCTTTTTATTGAGCGCTGGGGGAGAAGTGGTGACAAATAGCCAACCAAATTTGACCAACCCTGGAGCTATTAAAGCTTTACAATTTTGGCAAGACCTATTAAAGAATGGTACAGCAACGCTGTCTCCTCCAGAACGGGGTTATGAGGAGGATGCTTTTATTGCCGGTCGTGTGGCGATGCAAATTACAGGCCCTTGGACCTACATCACTAAATCTAACGTTGATTATGGCGTATTTCCGATACCTGCTAATGTGAAGCCAGCTACGGTAACAGGTACGGGAAATATGTTTTTGATGAAAACTACGCCAGAAAGAGAAAAAGCTGCAATGAAATTTTTGGAGTATGTTTTGAGTGCAGAATTCCAAACAGAATGGAGTATAGGAACAGGTTTTTTACCTGTTAATATCAAAGCGGCTCAAAGTCAAGCTTATCAGAAATACCTGCAACAAAAACCTTGGTTAAAAGTGTTTATGGACCAAATACCTGTAGCCAAGGCTCGACCTACTATTGCTGGATATAGTCGTCTTTCTGACAGCCTTGGTCGAGCCATTGAGTCTACATTATTGGGTAAGTCTTCGCCAGAAAAGGCTCTTAAATCAGCCCAAGAGCGTTTAGATCTGATTTGGGATGACTAA
- a CDS encoding methyltransferase domain-containing protein has translation MTDGTFSYTSDYFQSSDFDTDYQIIALTIVEIYQPKTLVEFGCGPGHLTRELAKLGVQVTAIDGFSQPDFSGLSVEFNTLNLNEPTLIANFFTGKSFDLAVSLEVAEHLEPEMSTTLVNWLTKVAPVVVFSAAVPGQGGHGHINLRPRDYWHSLFTQHNFTVADRIRERLRPHPSVADWYRYNVLDYVHIDDPRIPQPNEVIRRLIASESAATTAYYAENLKLYFLEQEKLTPN, from the coding sequence ATGACTGATGGCACTTTCTCTTACACTTCAGACTATTTTCAAAGCTCGGATTTTGATACAGACTATCAAATTATAGCTTTGACTATTGTGGAAATTTATCAACCAAAAACGTTAGTAGAGTTTGGTTGTGGTCCTGGACACCTAACTCGAGAACTTGCCAAACTAGGAGTACAAGTTACAGCAATTGACGGTTTTTCTCAACCAGATTTCTCTGGACTATCTGTAGAATTTAATACTCTAAATTTGAATGAACCTACTTTGATTGCAAATTTTTTCACCGGAAAATCTTTTGACCTAGCGGTGAGTTTAGAAGTAGCTGAACACCTAGAACCAGAAATGTCAACTACGCTAGTAAATTGGTTAACTAAAGTTGCACCAGTAGTGGTATTTTCAGCAGCAGTTCCTGGTCAAGGAGGACATGGACATATCAATCTGCGTCCTCGTGATTACTGGCACAGCTTATTTACTCAACATAATTTTACAGTTGCTGATCGCATACGCGAAAGGTTACGCCCTCATCCTAGTGTTGCAGATTGGTATCGCTACAATGTTTTAGATTATGTTCATATTGACGACCCTCGAATTCCCCAACCCAATGAAGTTATTCGTCGTCTCATAGCTTCTGAATCGGCCGCAACTACAGCTTATTATGCAGAAAATTTAAAGCTTTACTTTCTTGAGCAGGAAAAACTAACCCCTAATTAG
- a CDS encoding S9 family peptidase translates to MSKNNALQKIVTPPIADKQPQVLELHEDRRIDNYFWLRDMDNPKVIAYLNAENAYTTAMTQHTEELQTQLYNEMLHRIKETDLSVPYRKDDYYYYSRTEEGKAYPIYCRKKGSLEAPEEVLLDENELAKEHEFFSLGIFDISPNHQILAYSIDTSGSEEYTLFFLDLATCQLYTETIPETYFSFAWANDNQTVFYTKINDANRPYQLFSHTLGTDPVADALIYEEPDDSYNLYVEKTSSEAYILFILQSSITTEIHYLDAAHPRGDFQLIHPRTTGIEYEVEHHTDYFYIVTNDAATNFKLMKTPVATPAKENWQTVIPHQEDVLLSGISLFANYLVIYERKAGLQTARVRNLSTGEENNLTFPEPTYEFDEGNNPEFNTTILRFNYTSFITPESVFDYNMETHQRELLKETEVIGGYDKTQYQSEWLIATAQDGTQIPISIVYKRGIKKDGQNPLVLKGYGAYGYSSSASFSSTRLTLLDRGVVFAIAHIRGGQEMGRKWYEDGKFLQKKNTFTDFITCAEYLIAEKWTNSNALAITGGSAGGLLIGAVINMRPELFKIAVAHVPFVDVVTTILDTSLPLSAQEWEEWGNPNDKVYYDYIKSYSPYDNTEAKDYPDLLITAGLNDSRVKYWEPAKWIAKLRELKTDNNILLLKTNMDAGHSGASGRYETLREIAFEYAFILDRLGLGNT, encoded by the coding sequence ATGAGTAAAAATAACGCTTTACAAAAAATTGTCACGCCACCTATCGCTGACAAACAGCCGCAGGTTTTGGAGTTGCATGAAGACCGCCGAATTGACAACTACTTTTGGCTACGGGATATGGACAATCCCAAAGTTATCGCCTATCTCAATGCCGAAAATGCATATACGACAGCGATGACCCAGCACACGGAAGAGTTGCAAACACAACTCTACAACGAAATGCTACACAGGATTAAGGAAACTGATTTATCAGTACCATACCGCAAAGATGACTATTACTATTATTCACGCACAGAAGAAGGTAAAGCTTATCCAATTTATTGCCGGAAAAAAGGCAGTTTAGAAGCTCCCGAAGAAGTGCTGTTAGATGAAAATGAACTCGCTAAGGAACACGAATTTTTTAGTTTAGGTATATTTGATATTAGCCCCAATCATCAAATATTAGCTTATTCGATTGATACTAGCGGTTCTGAAGAATACACTTTATTTTTTCTAGACCTAGCTACATGTCAATTATATACCGAGACCATCCCTGAAACTTATTTTTCTTTTGCCTGGGCTAACGATAACCAAACAGTTTTTTACACGAAAATAAATGATGCTAACCGTCCTTATCAACTGTTTAGCCACACTTTAGGCACTGACCCAGTTGCAGATGCTTTAATTTATGAAGAACCAGATGATAGCTATAATTTATATGTGGAAAAAACTAGTAGTGAAGCATATATTTTATTTATTTTACAAAGCAGCATTACCACAGAAATTCATTATTTAGATGCTGCTCATCCCCGTGGAGATTTCCAGCTAATCCACCCACGAACTACGGGAATAGAATATGAGGTTGAGCATCATACTGATTACTTCTATATTGTAACCAATGACGCAGCTACCAACTTTAAATTAATGAAAACGCCGGTAGCCACGCCAGCAAAAGAAAACTGGCAAACTGTAATTCCCCATCAAGAAGATGTGCTATTATCAGGAATTAGTTTGTTTGCCAATTACTTGGTAATTTATGAAAGAAAGGCTGGATTACAAACTGCACGGGTGCGAAATCTATCAACAGGTGAGGAAAATAATCTAACTTTTCCAGAGCCAACATATGAATTTGACGAAGGCAATAACCCAGAATTTAATACTACCATCCTGCGCTTTAATTATACTTCTTTTATTACTCCCGAATCAGTTTTCGATTACAACATGGAAACCCATCAACGGGAATTGCTCAAAGAAACAGAAGTTATCGGTGGTTATGATAAAACTCAATATCAGAGCGAGTGGCTAATAGCTACTGCTCAAGATGGTACACAGATTCCCATTTCTATAGTTTACAAACGAGGAATCAAAAAAGATGGTCAAAACCCCTTGGTACTCAAAGGCTATGGGGCTTACGGTTATTCTTCCTCTGCGTCATTTTCATCAACTCGACTGACACTGCTAGATCGAGGAGTAGTATTTGCGATCGCCCATATTCGCGGTGGTCAAGAAATGGGGCGTAAGTGGTATGAAGATGGTAAATTTTTGCAGAAAAAGAATACCTTCACAGATTTTATCACCTGTGCTGAGTATTTGATTGCCGAAAAGTGGACAAATAGCAACGCCCTTGCAATTACCGGTGGTAGCGCTGGTGGCTTATTAATCGGAGCAGTAATTAATATGCGTCCCGAATTATTTAAAATAGCAGTCGCCCATGTCCCCTTTGTCGATGTAGTGACTACTATATTAGATACATCTTTGCCCCTCTCAGCGCAGGAGTGGGAAGAATGGGGAAATCCCAACGACAAAGTTTATTATGACTACATCAAATCTTACTCACCCTACGATAATACTGAGGCGAAAGATTACCCAGATTTGTTAATTACTGCAGGCTTAAATGATTCTCGCGTCAAATATTGGGAACCAGCCAAATGGATAGCGAAACTGCGAGAACTGAAAACTGATAACAATATTCTCTTGTTAAAAACCAACATGGATGCAGGACACAGCGGCGCCTCTGGACGTTATGAAACTTTGCGCGAAATTGCCTTTGAATATGCTTTTATTTTAGATCGACTGGGTTTGGGAAATACTTGA